In Fundulus heteroclitus isolate FHET01 chromosome 16, MU-UCD_Fhet_4.1, whole genome shotgun sequence, a single genomic region encodes these proteins:
- the LOC118566378 gene encoding uncharacterized protein LOC118566378, translating to MAVGLLLWFFWIALLVTCSTGFSSPRAPVQSVLDGQHQLDEQYFNALAPSEGDGDVLDNKPSGPVLARYEWPSVADPPSLLPSVQNMPDTIDQPEPQTLPVNVEPASVAYPSPWEYSGQSNEVESPTVQVSPPQKPSSPKLVGQPSYKDWMSMPFNEIFDKDLLFGQFGFQPENSVRYEEHWVPVSFPQMSYQPVPPPPSRQSLIRKSKNGYHRERLQQSKDIYWADPKMQQMKSTRKFNPLPKKVLNRQASLKM from the exons ATGGCTGTTGGACTTCTTTTGTG GTTTTTCTGGATTGCCTTGCTGGTGACCTGCTCCACTGGTTTTTCATCTCCAAGAG CTCCAGTTCAGTCTGTACTGGATGGTCAACACCAACTGGATGAGCAATACTTCAATGCTTTAGCACCTAGTGAAGGGGATGGAGATGTTCTGGATAACAAACCAAGTGGCCCTGTTCTTGCAAGGTATGAATGGCCTTCAGTAGCAGACCCACCGAGTTTGCTTCCCTCTGTCCAAAACATGCCTGACACAATAGACCAGCCAGAACCCCAAACTCTACCAGTGAATGTTGAACCTGCAAGTGTTGCTTATCCAAGTCCATGGGAGTATTCTGGCCAGAGCAATGAAGTTGAAAGTCCGACTGTACAGGTCTCTCCTCCTCAGAAGCCTTCCTCTCCAAAACTTGTAGGCCAGCCTTCCTACAAAGACTGGATGAGCATGCCTTTTAATGAAATCTTTGACAAGGACCTGTTGTTCGGCCAATTTGGCTTCCAGCCAGAGAACTCGGTCCGCTATGAGGAGCATTGGGTTCCAGTGAGTTTCCCCCAGATGTCCTACCAACCGGTCCCTCCTCCCCCAAGTCGTCAAAGCCTGATCAGGAAGTCTAAAAACGGTTATCATCGTGAAAGGCTTCAACAGTCAAAAGACATTTACTGGGCAGATCCTAAAATGCAGCAGATGAAAAGCACTAGGAAGTTCAACCCCTTGCCAAAAAAGGTTCTGAACCGTCAAGCTTCTCTCAAAATGTGA